A region from the uncultured Holophaga sp. genome encodes:
- the csrA gene encoding carbon storage regulator CsrA yields the protein MLVITRKLDQSIMIDGRIEVIVTDITRDGVRLGIVAPKEVEVHRREVFDAIAEANREASAQKQDGLQDAAALIRSRMPKVRITRGR from the coding sequence ATGCTGGTGATCACGCGCAAGCTCGACCAGTCGATCATGATCGACGGGCGCATCGAAGTCATCGTCACCGACATCACCCGGGATGGGGTGCGGCTGGGGATCGTCGCCCCCAAGGAGGTGGAGGTCCACCGGCGGGAGGTCTTCGATGCCATTGCAGAGGCCAACCGCGAGGCCTCGGCCCAGAAACAGGACGGTCTGCAGGATGCCGCCGCCCTGATCCGATCCCGGATGCCTAAAGTCCGGATCACCCGGGGCCGATGA
- a CDS encoding diguanylate cyclase codes for MVAWGLRGRVEALQGEWAGTPQGELLAELLHELDRADARLGKLSRISDRYQAQLRLSNAELGQALAEVRTLQGFIPICAKCKRIRDDQGFWEQVESYLVRHSGATFSHGVCPECARELFPGTQTELHGGVEGTPCGGRHGTAPQVEGLESYLRELEERGPESGLSELRDSVRSHLALQRRFDKVVRISDAFQAELKRLNAVLAEASRTDSLTGLLNRRGLGAVLKSEMARSLRSGLPFSVLMLDLDHFKAINDTYGHELGDRVLEHLADRLGRELRDYDSVGRWGGEEFLVLLPGASAEEAWRVAEKIRTGLASGPLSLDGFELRLSLCAGVAQWVSGESLASLLQRADDACYESKRLGRNRSHMAP; via the coding sequence GTGGTCGCCTGGGGGCTCAGGGGCCGGGTCGAGGCACTCCAGGGGGAGTGGGCGGGCACCCCCCAGGGGGAGCTTCTGGCCGAACTGCTCCACGAGCTGGACCGGGCCGACGCCCGCCTGGGCAAGCTCAGCCGGATCAGCGACCGCTACCAGGCACAGCTCCGGCTCAGCAACGCGGAGCTGGGGCAGGCGCTGGCGGAGGTGAGGACCCTCCAGGGATTCATCCCCATCTGTGCCAAGTGCAAGCGGATCCGGGATGACCAGGGCTTCTGGGAGCAGGTGGAGAGCTACCTGGTCCGACATTCCGGGGCCACCTTCAGCCATGGGGTCTGTCCGGAGTGCGCCCGGGAACTCTTCCCCGGTACACAGACCGAGCTCCACGGGGGGGTGGAAGGAACTCCCTGCGGGGGGCGGCACGGGACCGCTCCTCAGGTCGAGGGGCTGGAGTCCTACCTCCGGGAGCTGGAGGAGCGGGGTCCTGAGTCAGGTCTCTCCGAACTCCGGGATTCGGTGCGGAGCCATCTGGCTCTCCAGCGGCGCTTCGACAAGGTGGTGCGCATCAGTGATGCCTTCCAGGCCGAGCTCAAGCGCCTGAATGCCGTCCTGGCCGAGGCCAGCCGGACGGATTCCCTGACGGGGCTCCTGAACCGACGGGGCCTCGGGGCGGTACTCAAGTCCGAGATGGCGCGCAGCCTGCGCTCAGGGCTGCCCTTCTCGGTCCTGATGCTGGACCTCGACCACTTCAAGGCCATCAATGACACCTACGGCCACGAGCTGGGGGACCGGGTCCTGGAGCACTTGGCCGACCGGCTGGGAAGGGAGCTGCGGGACTATGACTCGGTGGGCCGCTGGGGCGGGGAGGAATTCCTGGTGCTCCTTCCCGGGGCCTCTGCGGAGGAGGCCTGGAGAGTGGCGGAGAAGATCCGCACGGGCCTGGCCTCGGGCCCCCTCAGCCTGGACGGGTTTGAGCTCCGGCTGTCCCTCTGCGCGGGGGTAGCCCAGTGGGTGTCCGGGGAGTCCCTGGCCAGTCTGCTCCAGCGGGCGGATGACGCCTGTTATGAGAGCAAGCGTCTGGGACGCAACCGCTCCCATATGGCCCCCTGA
- a CDS encoding SiaB family protein kinase: MRAIFDLRQNLTRAGALICFNGPFSHSIIEELGKAVKHYLETQDLEKGAMMDVFSVYIEATQNVRNYASAHDLAGRGCSGTAEGIIVIGRDGDRYVVSSGNYMLEVDGESLGARLDELNLLDKASLKGLYREQMRRPLPEGATGAGLGLIDMARKASLPLQYSLVPEGDGLTFFSLRVVI, encoded by the coding sequence ATGAGAGCCATCTTCGATCTGAGACAGAACCTCACCCGGGCGGGGGCGCTGATCTGCTTCAACGGCCCCTTCAGCCACAGCATCATCGAGGAGCTGGGGAAGGCGGTGAAGCACTACCTGGAGACCCAGGACCTCGAGAAGGGCGCCATGATGGATGTCTTCTCGGTCTATATCGAGGCGACCCAGAATGTCCGCAACTACGCCTCTGCCCACGATCTCGCCGGCCGGGGCTGCTCAGGGACCGCCGAGGGGATCATCGTCATCGGGCGGGACGGGGACCGCTATGTGGTGAGCAGTGGCAACTACATGCTGGAAGTTGATGGGGAGAGCCTCGGGGCCCGTCTGGATGAGCTCAACCTCCTGGACAAGGCCAGTCTGAAGGGGCTCTACCGGGAGCAGATGCGCCGACCCCTGCCTGAAGGGGCCACCGGTGCCGGGCTCGGGCTCATCGACATGGCCCGGAAGGCCTCTCTGCCGCTCCAATACAGTCTCGTCCCCGAGGGGGACGGGCTCACCTTCTTCTCCCTCCGGGTTGTGATCTGA
- a CDS encoding purine-nucleoside phosphorylase yields the protein MEPGALTALRERIPFIPELAVVLGSGLGPLAECEEARRGVSIAFTELPGFPRQTVEGHAGRMVFCELEGRRVVLQAGRFHCYEGHPIDLVTAPMRLYGRLGVPGVLLTNAAGAVNPAFAVGELMVLNDHINLMGLNPLCGPNVPPGPRFPDMTGAYDPTLVARLHQAAAATDQSLREGVYLAVTGPSYETPAEIRAFRTLGADAVGMSTVPEVLVARHEGMRVAAISCLCNMAAGILSSPLSHAEVLEAGRTAAARFEALVRAYLRL from the coding sequence ATGGAGCCCGGAGCCCTCACCGCCCTGCGGGAGAGGATCCCCTTCATCCCGGAGCTCGCAGTGGTACTGGGCTCCGGCCTGGGCCCCCTGGCGGAGTGCGAAGAGGCCCGGAGGGGCGTCTCCATCGCCTTCACCGAGCTGCCCGGCTTCCCCCGCCAGACCGTGGAGGGCCACGCCGGACGCATGGTCTTCTGTGAACTGGAGGGACGCCGGGTCGTGCTCCAGGCGGGGCGCTTCCACTGCTATGAGGGCCACCCCATCGATCTGGTCACGGCCCCGATGCGCCTCTATGGCCGCCTGGGCGTCCCCGGGGTCCTCCTCACCAATGCCGCCGGCGCCGTCAACCCCGCCTTCGCCGTGGGCGAGCTCATGGTCCTGAACGACCACATCAACCTCATGGGCCTCAATCCCCTCTGCGGGCCCAATGTCCCCCCCGGTCCCCGCTTCCCGGACATGACAGGGGCCTACGATCCCACCCTCGTTGCCCGACTCCACCAGGCCGCCGCCGCGACAGACCAGAGCCTCCGCGAGGGTGTCTACCTGGCGGTCACCGGTCCGAGCTACGAGACACCCGCAGAGATCCGCGCCTTCCGCACCCTGGGCGCCGACGCCGTGGGCATGAGCACCGTCCCCGAGGTGCTGGTGGCCCGGCATGAAGGAATGCGTGTCGCGGCCATCAGCTGCCTGTGCAACATGGCCGCCGGGATCCTGAGCAGCCCCCTCTCCCACGCCGAGGTGCTGGAGGCGGGCCGCACAGCCGCAGCCCGCTTCGAAGCCCTGGTCCGCGCCTACCTCAGGCTCTGA
- a CDS encoding TSUP family transporter — MLALLVLASLVAGFVDAAVGGGGLITIPALMLGLPGVPVTTVLGTNKAVACTGTTVAAGAFLRSRVLSPREVLLPVLSAILGAGLGVALAYVVQGRLARGFEPVLFILLAAMLAFTLLKPGLGRVHAPRFGMAHQRGLACLIALLIGFYDGFFGPGTGSLLIFLFVAVLGFDFLRASALAKSVNWASNLASLVLFVARGSWLPLLALSMAVANGIGGYLGARTALLRGTRWVRILFLGVVGAMLLRLGWRLLA; from the coding sequence ATGTTGGCTCTGTTGGTCCTGGCCTCCCTGGTGGCGGGCTTCGTCGATGCGGCGGTGGGGGGTGGGGGACTGATCACCATTCCGGCCCTGATGCTGGGGCTGCCTGGGGTGCCGGTCACCACGGTCCTGGGCACCAACAAAGCGGTGGCCTGCACGGGGACCACCGTGGCGGCGGGGGCTTTCCTGCGCTCCCGGGTGCTGTCGCCCCGGGAGGTGCTGTTACCGGTCCTGTCGGCTATATTGGGGGCCGGGCTTGGGGTGGCCCTGGCCTATGTGGTGCAGGGGCGCCTGGCCCGGGGCTTTGAGCCGGTCCTCTTCATCCTTCTGGCGGCCATGCTCGCCTTCACCCTCCTGAAGCCCGGGCTGGGGAGGGTCCACGCACCGCGCTTCGGCATGGCGCACCAGAGGGGGCTGGCCTGCCTCATCGCGCTCCTGATCGGCTTCTACGATGGTTTCTTCGGGCCGGGGACGGGCTCCCTCCTCATCTTCCTCTTCGTGGCGGTGCTGGGCTTCGACTTCCTGCGGGCCTCGGCGCTGGCCAAGAGCGTGAACTGGGCCTCAAACTTGGCTTCTCTGGTGCTCTTCGTGGCCCGGGGGAGCTGGTTGCCGCTTCTGGCGCTCAGCATGGCCGTGGCCAATGGGATTGGGGGTTATCTGGGGGCGCGCACCGCCCTGCTCCGGGGGACCCGCTGGGTGCGAATTCTCTTCCTGGGGGTGGTGGGGGCCATGCTCCTCCGCCTGGGGTGGCGGCTGCTGGCTTGA
- the fliW gene encoding flagellar assembly protein FliW — MTQDSILLTFPRGLAGFPALRSFQLFEPKGGYPLKFLQCVEEPEISFVCMDVAAIKIDYEVPLGDDDAAFLGLERQEDALVLALVVVPEDPRGITANLAGPLVINSCTRQGLQVMLDSKRYPLQYPVFAPKEEVIIEFPKGLIGFPALKSFRLYEPVGGYPLKFLQSVEEEEISFTCIDAGAIKADYDFALEEEDAAFLALEKPEDALVLAMVVIPEDPRKMTANLAGPLVINIHSRNGRQLILNPDQFPLKFPFILER, encoded by the coding sequence ATGACGCAGGATTCCATACTCCTGACCTTCCCCCGGGGTCTGGCGGGCTTTCCCGCCCTCCGCAGCTTCCAGCTCTTCGAGCCCAAGGGGGGCTACCCCCTGAAGTTCCTCCAGTGCGTGGAGGAACCAGAGATCTCCTTTGTGTGCATGGATGTGGCCGCCATCAAGATCGACTATGAGGTGCCCCTGGGGGACGACGATGCCGCCTTCCTGGGCCTGGAGCGCCAGGAGGACGCCCTGGTCCTGGCCCTCGTGGTGGTGCCTGAGGATCCCCGGGGGATCACGGCCAACCTGGCGGGTCCCCTGGTGATCAACAGCTGCACCCGGCAGGGGCTGCAGGTCATGCTCGATTCCAAGCGCTACCCCCTTCAATATCCGGTCTTCGCCCCCAAGGAGGAGGTGATCATCGAGTTCCCCAAGGGTCTGATCGGGTTCCCCGCGCTGAAATCCTTCCGGCTCTACGAGCCGGTGGGCGGCTATCCCCTGAAGTTCCTCCAGTCCGTGGAGGAGGAGGAGATCTCCTTCACTTGCATCGATGCCGGGGCCATCAAGGCGGACTACGACTTCGCCCTCGAGGAGGAGGATGCCGCCTTTCTCGCCCTGGAGAAGCCGGAGGATGCCCTGGTGCTGGCCATGGTGGTCATCCCCGAGGATCCGCGCAAGATGACGGCCAACCTGGCGGGTCCTCTGGTGATCAATATCCACTCCCGGAACGGGCGTCAGCTGATCCTCAATCCGGATCAGTTCCCCCTCAAGTTCCCCTTCATCCTCGAGCGATAG
- the siaC gene encoding biofilm regulation phosphoprotein SiaC — protein MENLVIPSTASSPLVDFDAAQGLLCLSGESYPENSLAFFRPVLAWVRDFLASSPGRVTLELRLSYLNTSSIKALMDLLDELEEAHRTGRVVTVNWHYDQGNDRALQLAEEFREDLTLPFFTVPLGV, from the coding sequence ATGGAAAACCTTGTCATTCCCTCCACTGCCTCCAGCCCCCTGGTTGACTTCGATGCCGCACAGGGGCTGCTCTGTCTCAGTGGCGAGTCCTACCCCGAGAACTCGTTGGCCTTTTTCAGGCCTGTCCTGGCCTGGGTCAGGGACTTTCTGGCCTCTTCCCCGGGGCGGGTGACCCTGGAACTCCGGCTTTCCTACCTCAACACCAGCAGCATCAAGGCCTTGATGGATCTGCTGGACGAGCTGGAGGAGGCCCACCGCACGGGTCGGGTCGTGACGGTCAACTGGCACTATGACCAGGGCAATGACCGGGCTCTCCAGCTGGCGGAGGAGTTCCGGGAGGACCTCACCCTGCCCTTCTTCACCGTTCCCCTCGGAGTCTGA